In Nitrospiria bacterium, the genomic window ACGGGTGTTTCGGATGTAATGCATCGAGGGGTTCCTCTTGTGTAATGAAAAAAGGCCTGGGGCCAATCTTTTCTTTCTTGAATCAGGGTCTCGAATTGAGGTTCAATGTCCTGCCGGGTAATGATTCCTTTTCTGCTTTTTAAACCATCAATTTTAGAGTGGTGGTTAATGGGAAAATGTTTTTCAATGGCCTGAATAATGTATTTTCCCCACCCTTTTTCCCCATTGGGATTGATCTCATAAAGGTAAAACCCATGGGTATCAATATCTTCATGGAATTCGATGGAAATATCGAAGGGTCTAGGACCTACGGCCTGTCGAAACAGGGTAACCTCCAATGGGGCTTTTCGTTTTCGAAATTGCCGGTTGAGGTCAACGTTTTCCATGTTTTCCCTGGTGTTATGTTCGTACCCGTAAGGGTTGAGGCAAGGGAAAATGGTTAAATGATATCCCGTTTCTCCCAGTTTTTCTTTCCAGTATTGCTCTAAAAAAAGCAGAACGGCTTCCACACCCGAAGGTTCGTTTCCGTGGGTTCCTGCGGTTAAACAAATTCTTGTTTGAGTGGGG contains:
- a CDS encoding M14 family metallocarboxypeptidase: MLKKTRSYQKVVERLKKISLNSPFINLIQLGTIAIPPDLLYPFYQVQTKNPEKGKIPTQTRICLTAGTHGNEPSGVEAVLLFLEQYWKEKLGETGYHLTIFPCLNPYGYEHNTRENMENVDLNRQFRKRKAPLEVTLFRQAVGPRPFDISIEFHEDIDTHGFYLYEINPNGEKGWGKYIIQAIEKHFPINHHSKIDGLKSRKGIITRQDIEPQFETLIQERKDWPQAFFHYTRGTPRCITSETPVHLPLKDRARIHLIAMDVILERIQKTVKTKRTAGKEG